A genome region from Penicillium psychrofluorescens genome assembly, chromosome: 3 includes the following:
- a CDS encoding uncharacterized protein (ID:PFLUO_004447-T1.cds;~source:funannotate): MPRNTSFASPGRLPPFAGHAGVHLDHETVKGPLSFFNPTRARFHVEDQAQLHPGLIDDKLPHPHATQVALPAVINWRSRDNRKGRHPLAVDPSHPDSTASFRAIGRGLLRMCTECPYWDISYLIAVFFSVGCLIFVISGLFYWLPLVAPSSEFSSETTVGDILAFVGATLFQIGAVLLVFEACNESQTGCFGWALHKALTGEDDDDSPGRVVAKADVHSCQHHHQRRRQTDSAKHEQKQQQQQQPKADRKWTWWPSWHELRTHYFHEIGFVASIAMTVGATIFYVSGICTLPPIYNNMSRGALEGVYYLTYLVGGVFFIISSVLYVLETQPTWYTPAPHLLGWHIGVWNLIGSVGWTLAASFGYCTPSWCVYQGDLTLIWASVAFLIGSMLLWYEALQKYPVEKTG; the protein is encoded by the coding sequence ATGCCCCGAAATACTTCATTCGCGTCTCCGGGCCGCCTGCCGCCCTTTGCTGGACATGCCGGCGTCCACCTCGACCATGAGACAGTCAAGGGCCCGCTCTCCTTTTTTAACCCAACGCGGGCGCGCTTTCATGTGGAAGATCAGGCGCAGCTTCATCCCGGGTTGATCGACGACAAGCTTCCACATCCACACGCAACACAAGTCGCGTTGCCCGCAGTCATAAATTGGCGGTCTCGAGACAATCGCAAAGGAAGACACCCTTTGGCAGTGGACCCTTCCCACCCGGACTCCACAGCAAGCTTCCGCGCCATCGGCCGTGGCCTGTTGCGCATGTGCACCGAATGCCCGTACTGGGATATCTCGTACCTGATCGCCGTGTTTTTCTCCGTCGGATGCCTGATCTTCGTCATCAGTGGCCTGTTCTACTGGCTGCCGCTTGTAGCTCCCAGCTCTGAGTTTTCCTCGGAGACCACGGTCGGCGATATACTCGCATTTGTCGGAGCCACGTTGTTCCAGATCGGAGCTGTGCTGCTCGTCTTCGAAGCGTGCAACGAGAGCCAAACGGGATGTTTTGGATGGGCCCTCCACAAGGCCCTCACAGgagaggacgatgatgataGCCCCGGAAGAGtggtggccaaggccgacgTACATAGCtgccagcaccaccaccagcgtAGGCGCCAGACGGATTCAGCGAAGCACGAGCAGaagcaacagcagcagcagcagcccaagGCGGACCGCAAATGGACCTGGTGGCCATCCTGGCACGAGCTGAGGACGCATTATTTCCACGAGATCGGATTTGTGGCCTCCATTGCAATGACTGTCGGTGCAACCATCTTCTACGTGAGCGGTATCTGCACGCTCCCGCCGATATACAACAACATGAGCCGGGGTGCTCTCGAGGGCGTATACTATTTGACCTATCTTGTTGGCGGGGTCTTTTTTATTATTTCCTCGGTCCTGTATGTGCTGGAGACCCAGCCAACTTGGTACACCCCGGCCCCGCATCTGCTGGGATGGCATATCGGGGTGTGGAACCTAATCGGCTCCGTGGGCTGGACCCTGGCGGCCTCGTTTGGTTACTGCACCCCCAGCTGGTGTGTCTATCAGGGCGACTTGACGCTGATCTGGGCTTCAGTCGCGTTTTTGATTGGCAGCATGCTGCTATGGTACGAGGCGCTCCAGAAGTATCCGGTCGAGAAAACGGGGTAG
- a CDS encoding uncharacterized protein (ID:PFLUO_004448-T1.cds;~source:funannotate) yields MDNDDIITELSVQKEAEINAVAELQDAVYNLALRDVDPVNINVTNLSLDVNTAPPLWETSPSQFWRRIRGQQQSEDLRKTVLNGVNATMPSGSLTAIIGSSGSGKTSLLNLMAGRMAVSRAKGSGTTTFNGSTDIDRIRSAYVMQEDVLIPTLTVRETLRYSADLRLPPPTTQKERHAIVEQVILELGLKECANTRIGTTAHKGCSGGEKRRTSIGVQLLANPSVLFCDEPTTGLDATSAFQIIRTLKRLARDGRTVVVSIHAPRSEIWSLFDNVILLARGCTLYSGPVNGSLSHFEECGHILPPFVNPAEFLIDLAAIDNRTEALDAASRVRVDNLLEAWKSRQAATIDDNKEKKASTKPELNSIEVTSTKKVSFRRQLRVLTSRTFKVTIRDPMGVAGSLFEAVGMGVICGWIFLQLDESLAGIRSRQGSLYTASSLNGYLIMLYEIYRLTIDIRLFDRERNEGVVSVPGFLLSRRAARLLLEDLPVPLLFSIIYYFMVGYRIDTAQFFIFFILTVLTHYIAMTFASVAIGIARNFPGASLAANLCFTVQSFACGYFVQSNQIPVYVRWIKWCAYTFYIFGALCANEFIGVNTPPYGHFYDCPYSKNPLDPACKEYTGRYIMDSLGLPSNWIWRPIVVMVAFVVGHSLLAGLLLQYNRFAMDIAQARRSEGDPSGRKSKIAVRATEEVRRVAISLDEYALEIRKRRFPWKKAQRLQILRPITAEFHSGQLNIIMGPSGSGKTSLLNSIARRLHGSMGTQYRVNGNMRYNGAVPSESVIRSVTSFVTQDDDALMPSLTVRESLRFAAGLRLPTWMSREEKNRRAEEILFKMGLKECADNLIGSELIKGISGGEKRRVTIAIQILTDPKVLLLDEPTSGLDAFTAMSIIEVLQGLAAEGRTLIMTIHQSRSDLFGHFSQVLLLARSGYPVYAGRGEQMLRHFAALGHECPKATNPADFVLDLITVDLQHEDREAITRERVQHLISCWTDATPELGRANSQIAMPAELGSLKRQMLPFRVTFPLVLRRSTINFWRQPPLVMARSMQVVGIAIIMALFFAPLKNDYPAVQSRMGFVQEIAALYFVGMLQNIAIYPGERDVFYREEADNCYSAETFILSYTTLEVPFEIASALVFGILAVYADNMKRSVKMLLIAAFNCFCIISCGESVGIMFCTLFSHVGFAVNVTSILLSISTILGGVMSLNVNDVLQGLNHLSPIKYSIANLAPYSMHGQHFDCTPAERLASGQCPITSGDQVLKLYNLDKDGPMNVMALGVCTIAYRVVAYLLLKVVTSHRAMERWREWRRARQTS; encoded by the exons ATGGATAACGACGATATTATTACCGAGCTCAGCGTccagaaggaggccgagatcaaCGCGGTTGCTGAGCTGCAGGACGCCGTGTACAACCTGGCCTTGCGCGATGTCGACCCGGTCAATATCAACGTGACCAATCTGTCACTCGATGTCAACACCGCGCCTCCACTATGGGAGACATCTCCCTCGCAGTTCTGGCGCCGAATTCGAGGCCAGCAGCAATCCGAGGACCTGAGAAAGACAGTCCTCAATGGCGTGAATGCTACCATGCCTAGCGGCAGCCTAacggccatcatcggcagcagTGGATCGGGCAAAACGTCGCTGCTCAACCTCATGGCTGGTCGGATGGCGGTTTCTCGGGCCAAAGGCTCCGGCACGACGACATTCAACGGCAGCACCGACATTGACCGTATCCGCAGCGCCTATGTCATGCAGGAAGATGTTCTCATTCCGACGCTGACGGTCCGCGAGACCTTGCGATACTCTGCTGATCTCCGgctgccaccgccgacgacCCAGAAGGAACGACACGCCATCGTTGAACAGGTGATCCTCGAGCTGGGCCTGAAGGAGTGCGCAAATACGCGCATCGGGACCACTGCCCACAAGGGCTGCAGTGGCGGCGAGAAACGCCGCACCAGCATCGGCGTGCAGCTGCTGGCAAACCCATCGGTGCTGTTTTGCGACGAGCCAACGACAGGACTAGACGCCACCAGCGCTTTCCAGATAATCAGGACCTTAAAACGACTGGCTCGGGACGGCCGGACGGTTGTTGTCTCGATTCATGCGCCGCGCTCCGAGATTTGGAGCCTCTTTGATAACGTGATCCTCCTAGCCCGGGGCTGTACGTTGTATAGCGGACCAGTCAACGGATCACTGTCTCATTTTGAGGAATGCGGACACATTCTACCCCCATTTGTGAATCCAGCGGAATTCCTGATTGATTTGGCCGCCATCGATAATCGAACGGAGGCATTGGATGCTGCGTCTCGCGTTCGGGTCGACAACCTTCTGGAGGCCTGGAAATCCAGACAAGCTGCCACAATTGACGACAATAAAGAAAAGAAGGCATCTACAAAGCCCGAACTAAACTCAATTGAAGTCACATCGACGAAGAAAGTCTCGTTTCGTCGCCAGCTCCGTGTGCTAACCTCGCGCACATTCAAAGTCACCATCCGAGACCCGATGGGCGTGGCTGGCAGTCTCTTTGAAGCTGTCGGTATGGGCGTGATCTGCGGCTGGATTTTCCTGCAGCTCGATGAAAGTCTTGCGGGCATCCGCTCGCGCCAAGGCAGCTTGTACACAGCCAGCAGCCTGAACGGCTACCTCATTATGCTGTACGAGATATATCGGCTGACTATCGACATTCGACTCTTTGACCGGGAACGCAATGAAGGTGTGGTCAGCGTGCCGGGGTTCCTTCTCAGTCGACGCGCTGCCCGCCTGCTATTGGAGGACCTGCCCGTGCCGCTGCTGTTTTCCATCATCTATTACTTCATGGTCGGATATCGTATCGACACGGCGCagttcttcatcttcttcatcctgaCGGTGCTCACACACTACATCGCCATGACCTTTGCATCTGTTGCAATCGGAATTGCGCGAAACTTCCCCGGCGCAAGTCTGGCAGCCAATCTTTGTTTTACAGTTCAGTCTTTTGCATGCGGCTACTTTGTGCAGTCCAACCAGATCCCGGTCTACGTGAGGTGGATCAAGTGGTGCGCCTATACCTTCTATATCTTCGGGGCGCTTTGCGCAAACGAATTCATCGGTGTCAACACTCCCCCGTATGGCCATTTTTACGACTGTCCATACTCCAAGAACCCGCTCGACCCAGCATGCAAGGAGTATACTGGTCGCTATATCATGGACAGCCTGGGGCTGCCGTCTAACTGGATCTGGCGGCCGATTGTCGTGATGGTTGCGTTTGTCGTCGGCCACTCCTTGCTGGCAGGTTTGTTACTACAATATAACCGCTTCGCAATGGACATTGCTCAGGCTCGACGGTCCGAGGGCGATCCCTCAGGCAGAAAATCTAAAATTGCAGTTCGCGCAACCGAAGAAGTCCGACGTGTGGCCATTTCTCTCGATGAGTACGCACTGGAAATCCGCAAGCGAAGGTTTCCATGGAAGAAGGCGCAGAGATTGCAGATTTTGCGGCCCATTACTGCGGAATTCCATTCAGGACAATTGAATATCATCATGGGCCCGTCCGGCAGTGGTAAGACGTCGCTGCTCAATTCAATTGCTCGGAGGCTGCACGGTTCCATGGGGACGCAGTACCGGGTCAATGGCAATATGCGTTACAACGGGGCTGTGCCATCAGAGAGCGTGATTCGATCTGTGACATCTTTTGTAACGCAGGACGACGATGCCCTGATGCCTTCTTTGACGGTCCGGGAGAGCTTGCGATTCGCAGCAGGACTCCGACTGCCGACATGGATGTCGcgcgaagagaagaatcgCCGCGCGGAGGAGATTCTATTTAAGATGGGTCTCAAAGAATGCGCAGACAACCTCATCGGCAGCGAGTTGATCAAGGGAatcagcggcggcgagaagcgccgagtgaccatcgccatccagaTCCTGACAGATCCTAAAGTGCTGCTGTTGGATGAGCCCACTTCAGGGCTGGACGCTTTCACGGCCATGTCCATCATCGAGGTGTTGCAGGGCCTCGCTGCCGAAGGCCGGACTCTGATTATGACCATCCATCAGTCTCGTTCCGATCTGTTCGGCCATTTCTCCCAGGTCCTGCTCCTGGCCCGCAGCGGGTACCCCGTATAcgcggggaggggagagcAGATGCTCCGGCACTTTGCAGCATTGGGGCACGAATGTCCCAAAGCAACGAATCCAGCAGACTTTGTTTTGGATCTGATTACCGTCGACCTGCAGCACGAAGACCGTGAAGCCATTACTCGCGAGCGTGTCCAGCATCTAATCAGCTGCTGGACGGATGCTACCCCAGAGCTTGGGCGAGCGAACTCCCAGATCGCAATGCCCGCGGAACTGGGCAGTCTAAAACGTCAGATGTTGCCCTTCCGAGTCACGTTTCCACTGGTGCTGCGCCGTTCGACCATCAACTTCTGGCGCCAGCCACCGCTGGTGATGGCGCGGTCGATGCAGGTTGTGGGAATTGCGATTATCATGGCACTGTTCTTCGCACCGCTCAAGAATGATTATCCGGCTGTGCAGTCGCGGATGGGCTTCGTCCAGGAGATTGCCGCGTTATACTTTGTGG GCATGCTCCAAAACATCGCTATATACCCCGGCGAGCGAGATGTGTTTTACCGCGAAGAGGCAGACAACTGCTACTCCGCCGAGACATTCATCCTATCTTATACAACGCTCGAGGTGCCATTTGAGATCGCGTCCGCGCTAGTTTTCGGCATCCTCGCCGTCTACGCGGATAACATGAAGCGCAGCGTGAAAATGCTCCTCATCGCGGCCTTCAACTGCTTCTGCATCATCAGCTGCGGCGAGTCCGTGGGGATAATGTTCTGCACGCTCTTCTCGCACGTCGGCTTCGCCGTCAACGTGACCTCGATCCTGCTTTCTATCTCCACCATCTTAGGCGGAGTTATGAGTCTCAATGTCAACGACGTGCTACAGGGCCTCAACCATCTCTCGCCGATCAAGTATTCCATCGCTAACCTGGCGCCGTACTCCATGCACGGCCAGCATTTTGACTGCACGCCCGCTGAGCGGCTTGCCAGCGGCCAGTGCCCGATTACTTCGGGCGACCAGGTGCTGAAGCTCTATAATCTCGACAAGGACGGGCCAATGAATGTCATGGCTCTGGGCGTGTGCACTATCGCCTACCGCGTCGTTGCTTACCTTCTGCTCAAGGTGGTGACATCGCACAGGGCCATGGAGCGCTGGCGCGAGTGGCGACGGGCGCGACAGACTTCGTAA
- a CDS encoding uncharacterized protein (ID:PFLUO_004449-T1.cds;~source:funannotate): MMFTKTMGLAAIFATAASALPSGMMMRRNGTAPSGGGVQITNNLNQDIYAWSVSSDVGPMQTLSANGGSYSENWRVNPNGGGISIKLATDPSQSDVLQFEYTEDTDTIYWDLSCINMGSDSMFTQYGFAVQPSVTTGSCPSAVCEAGDSACAAAYLQPDDNAATHGCPIDTGLGLTIGQ; the protein is encoded by the coding sequence ATGATGTTCACCAAGACTATGGGCctcgctgccatcttcgCTACTGCCGCCTCTGCTCTTCCCTCGGGCATGATGATGCGCCGCAACGGCACTGCTCCCTCCGGCGGCGGTGTTCAGATCACCAACAACCTGAACCAGGACATCTACGCCTGGTCCGTCTCCTCTGACGTCGGCCCCATGCAGACCCTGTCTGCCAACGGTGGCTCCTACTCCGAGAACTGGCGCGTCAACCCCAACGGTGGTGGCATCTCCATCAAGCTGGCCACCGACCCCAGCCAGTCCGATGTCCTCCAGTTCGAGTACACCGAGGACACCGACACCATCTACTGGGACCTGTCCTGCATCAACATGGGCTCTGACTCAATGTTCACCCAGTACGGCTTCGCCGTCCAGCCCTCGGTCACCACTGGCAGCTGCCCCTCCGCTGTCTGCGAGGCCGGCGACTCCGCTTGCGCTGCCGCCTACCTCCAGCCCGATGACAACGCTGCCACCCACGGCTGCCCCATCGACACTGGTCTGGGTCTGACCATCGGCCAGTAA
- a CDS encoding uncharacterized protein (ID:PFLUO_004450-T1.cds;~source:funannotate): MANPNMYHAMDSEDPNQRTAQQAPPQGYPAAGYPPGPAPPQPGAAYPNPSPNQWPAYGTAQQNMAPGADATHNEIPQAPMGAPGDPGMAGLTSQMGGMGIAADAGTRTHRKKHRHAHHDLGPATAPLAQGFQGGMPQGNMQPTSQFLNTGLNQAPQPISPAMAPQAGGQVPGLEGHQLSEPSGGVSSVPTQGRIDPEQIPSVPRSRDLPAQYYFNHVYPTMDRHLPPPAAIPFVAHDQGNSSPKFARLTLNNIPSTSDFLSSTGLPLGMILQPLAPLDPGEQPIPVLDFGDVGPPRCRRCRTYVNPFMSFQSGGNKFVCNMCTFPNDTPGDYFAPLDPTGARVDRMQRPELMMGTVEYLVPKEYWNKEPVGLQTLFLIDVSRESVHRGFLKGVCEGIAEALYGEDGSADGTEGEDSTSRKLAAGATVGIVTFDTEVHFYNLTASLDQAQMMVMTDLEEPFVPLSEGLFVDPYESKSVITSLLNRIPSIFSHVKNPEPVVLPTLNAALSALQATGGKVVCALSSLPTWGPGKLENREDPKIHGTEAERKLFTTENPEWKKTASKMAEAGVGVDLFIAAPGGVYLDVATIGYVSTLTGGETFFYPNFHAPRDISKLRGEFAHVVSRETGYQCLMKVRCSNGLQVSAYHGNFVQHALGADLEFGGVDADKAIGVIFSYDGKLDRKLDAHFQAALLYTSADGQRRVRCINVVAAVNEGGMETMKYVDQDAVVSIIAKEAAAASKTLDKTLKDIRGHISEKTVDIFSGYRKIFSGSHPPGQLVLPENLKEFSMYMLSLVKSRAFKGGNESSDRRIHDQRMLRSFGATELSLYLYPRIIPIHNMQPEDGFPNEHGQLQVPPALRASFSKIEDGGAYLVDNGQTILLWLHAQVSPNLLEDLLGPGQNSLQELNPNLSSFPVLETHLNAQVRNLLQYLSTVRGSKAVTIQLARQGLDGAEYEFARLLLEDRNNEAQSYVDWLVHIHRQINLELAGQRKKEETGESTLASLSAMGSSYW, encoded by the exons atggccaacccGAACATGTATCACGCAATGGACTCTGAAGATCCAAATCAGCGCACGGCACAACAGGCCCCGCCTCAAGGCTACCCCGCTGCCGGCTACCCTCCCGggccagctcctccgcaacCGGGAGCTGCCTACCCCAACCCGTCTCCGAACCAATGGCCGGCCTACGGCACAGCGCAACAAAACATGGCCCCGGGTGCCGATGCCACACACAATGAAATACCTCAGGCGCCCATGGGCGCGCCAGGCGATCCAGGCATGGCCGGCCTGACCTCCCAAATGGGCGGCATGGGTATAGCCGCGGACGCGGGGACAAGAACACACCGGAAGAAGCACCGCCATGCCCACCATGATCTCGGCCCTGCTACAGCGCCCCTGGCACAAGGATTTCAGGGTGGGATGCCTCAAGGGAACATGCAGCCGACGTCGCAGTTCCTCAACACGGGCTTGAATCAAGCTCCACAGCCCATCTCTCCCGCAATGGCTCCCCAGGCCGGAGGCCAGGTGCCAGGGCTGGAAGGACATCAACTGTCAGAACCGAGTGGTGGTGTCAGTTCTGTTCCTACACAGGGCCGAATTGACCCCGAACAGATCCCCAGCGTGCCGCGCTCGCGCGATCTGCCCGCCCAGTACTATTTCAATCATGTCTATCCCACAATGGACCGCCATCTGCCACCTCCTGCGGCGATCCCGTTTGTGGCTCACGATCAAGGCAATTCGTCACCGAAGTTCGCTCGTCTAACGCTCAATAATATTCCTTCCACCTCGGATTTTCTGTCCTCGACCGGCTTGCCCTTGGGCATGATTCTGCAGCCACTCGCACCGTTGGACCCCGGCGAGCAACCGATACCTGTTCTGGATTTTGGGGATGTGGGCCCTCCGCGATGCCGACGCTGTCGAACATACGTCAACCCGTTCATGTCTTTCCAGTCAGGTGGTAACAAGTTTGTATGCAACATGTGCACGTTCCCGAATGACACGCCAGGCGACTACTTTGCACCTCTGGACCCGACTGGGGCGCGAGTTGACCGTATGCAACGACcggagctgatgatgggaacGGTGGAATATTTGGTCCCCAAGGAATACTGGAACAAGGAGCCGGTAGGCCTCCAGACTCTGTTCCTGATTGACGTCAGCCGGGAATCCGTCCATCGTGGATTCCTCAAGGGTGTTTGTGAAGGAATTGCTGAAGCATTGTACGGAGAGGATGGGTCGGCGGACGGCACCGAGGGTGAAGATTCGACGTCCCGGAAACTTGCAGCAGGGGCGACGGTTGGCATTGTGACTTTTGACACTGAAGTGCATTTCTACAACCTCACG GCTTCACTGGACCAAGCGCAAATGATGGTGATGACTGACTTGGAAGAACCGTTTGTGCCATTGAGCGAGGGTCTTTTTGTCGACCCATACGAATCCAAGTCCGTGATCACATCACTCTTGAATCGGATACCTAGTATCTTCTCTCATGTCAAGAACCCCGAACCGGTAGTGCTGCCTACACTGAATGCTGCCCTCTCAGCATTGCAGGCGACGGGTGGCAAGGTCGTTTGCGCGCTCTCCAGCTTGCCCACCTGGGGCCCTGGGAAACTGGAGAATCGGGAGGACCCCAAAATTCACGGAACGGAAGCAGAGCGAAAACTGTTCACGACAGAAAATccggagtggaagaagacaGCAAGCAAAATGGCTGAGGCTGGTGTGGGCGTCGATCTCTTCATCGCCGCTCCCGGTGGTGTCTATCTGGATGTTGCCACAATCG GCTATGTATCGACGCTTACTGGCGGCGAGACATTCTTCTATCCGAACTTCCATGCGCCTCGTGATATCTCAAAGCTGCGGGGAGAGTTCGCTCACGTCGTCAGCCGAGAGACGGGATACCAATGTTTGATGAAGGTCCGATGCTCGAATGGCCTGCAGGTGTCTGCCTATCATGGGAACTTTGTGCAACATGCACTAGGCGCTGATCTAGAATTTGGCGGCGTGGATGCGGACAAGGCAATTGGCGTGATCTTCAGCTACGATGGCAAGCTCGATCGCAAGCTGGATGCGCACTTCCAGGCTGCATTGCTGTATACTTCCGCGGATGGACAGCGACGTGTCCGGTGTATCAATGTCGTGGCGGCGGTCAACGAAGGCGGCATGGAGACCATGAAGTATGTTGACCAGGATGCCGTGGTGTCTATCATCGCCAAGGAAG CTGCAGCCGCCTCGAAAACACTCGACAAGACGCTTAAGGACATCCGGGGCCATATTTCAGAGAAGACGGTCGACATCTTCAGCGGATACCGCAAGATCTTCTCTGGATCCCATCCCCCTGGACAATTAGTTCTCCCCGAGAATCTTAAGGAATTCTCGATGTACATGCTCAGCTTGGTCAAGTCGAGAGCGTTCAAAG GTGGCAATGAGTCGTCAGACCGGCGGATTCACGACCAGCGCATGCTTCGGTCGTTTGGCGCTACTGAGCTATCCCTCTACCTTTACCCGCGtatcatccccatccacaACATGCAGCCAGAAGACGGATTCCCGAATGAGCACGGTCAACTTCAGGTGCCGCCTGCGTTGAGGGCTAGCTTCTCCAAGATTGAGGATGGAGGTGCATACTTGGTGGACAACGGTCAGACCATCTTGTTGTGGCTACATGCGCAGGTATCGCCCAACCTGCTGGAAGATTTACTCGGGCCTGGCCAGAACTCCCTCCAGGAGCTCAATCCCAACCTCTCGTCATTCCCAGTGCTCGAGACGCACCTGAACGCCCAGGTGCGGAACCTGCTTCAATACCTCTCGACCGTACGCGGATCCAAGGCTGTGACGATCCAGCTGGCTCGGCAGGGCCTAGACGGGGCGGAATACGAGTTTGCCCGACTCTTGCTGGAGGACCGGAACAACGAGGCGCAGAGCTACGTGGACTGGCTGGTACACATCCACCGACAGATCAACCTGGAGCTAGCCGGccagcgcaagaaggaagagacggGCGAGAGCACCCTTGCCAGCCTGTCTGCGATGGGGTCATCATATTGGTAA